The following are encoded together in the Monodelphis domestica isolate mMonDom1 chromosome 5, mMonDom1.pri, whole genome shotgun sequence genome:
- the ATP23 gene encoding mitochondrial inner membrane protease ATP23 homolog → MEGAGTEAPQEREQQQFTYQVFPERYSEGKSKRSFLATSFFTHNQKCQLMLLKSLDRSPYVKLLLDAMRSSGCTVYRERHFSCEDCNGNVSGGFDAATSQIVLCQNNIHNQAHMNRVVTHELIHAFDHCRAHVDWFTNVKHLACSEVRAANLSGDCSLANEMIRLNFGLKQHHQTCVRDRALRSILAVRKVSKEEAQKAVDEVFESCFNDHEPFGRIPHSKNDAKHAHRNFQNRDRYYANV, encoded by the exons ATGGAGGGCGCGGGCACCGAGGCGCCGCAGGAGCGGGAGCAGCAGCAGTTCACCTACCAGGTGTTCCCCGAGCGGTACTCGGAGGGCAAGTCCAAGAGGAGCTTCCTTGCCACCAGCTTCTTCACCCACAACCAAAAGTGTCAGCTGATGCTCCTGAAGTCCCTGGACCGAA GTCCATATGTCAAGCTTCTGCTGGATGCTATGAGGAGCTCTGGTTG CACTGTTTACAGAGAGAGACACTTCTCTTGTGAAGATTGTAATGGAAACGTCAGCGGAGGTTTTGATGCCGCCACATCCCAG ATAGTGCTGTGTCAGAATAATATCCATAATCAGGCTCACATGAACCGAGTGGTCACTCACGAACTAATTCATGCATTTGATCATTGTCGTGCTCATGTTGACTGGTTTACTAATGTCAAACATTTGGCCTGTTCCGAG GTTCGAGCGGCCAACCTCAGTGGAGACTGCTCACTTGCCAATGAAATGATCCGACTTAATTTTGGATTAAAACAGCATCACCAG ACTTGTGTCCGAGACAGAGCCCTTCGTTCTATTCTGGCTGTTAGGAAAGTTAGCAAAGAAGAAGCCCAGAAGGCTGTCGATGAAGTTTTTGAATCCTGCTTTAATGATCATGAACCTTTTGGAAGAATTCCACACAGTAAGAATGATGCCAAGCATGCCCATCGAAACTTTCAGAACCGAGATCGCTATTATGCAAATGTGTGA